A portion of the Cryptomeria japonica chromosome 5, Sugi_1.0, whole genome shotgun sequence genome contains these proteins:
- the LOC131077719 gene encoding kinesin-like protein KIN-8A, with protein sequence MTMAGYACSQSRSALKYPANKIDNKCDVDSYATSSSSQPKIYSSTAAAKSSFAHFKEKFKALTQSHSEKNGESPIESSKFPPKPSKSDKRNSPAKSPVPKHEERMGGSSPSDRYGWITKTAAKEKMLTPFCSNSFSVRSSRLRFNPLEGFCCAGPKAASEDGQFEANNVNRKGKQGKVSEHTQRIMVYVRVRPLSIKEEEMGARNCVGTVNNKDLFLKEIGNEDDFLRSKRNCTRTYTFDAVFPQSVEQQEVYNTSTAELVDVVLQGRNASVFCYGATGAGKTHTMLGTVETPGVMAMSIKDLFAKLEQQNCYSEPVILLSYLEIYNESVKDLLSPGRPLVLREDKQGNVSSLGITQYRAHSTNEVMDLLHQGNQNRTTESTRVNETSSRSHAILQVVVEYKVIEGLKTATRTGKLSLVDLAGSERAAATDQRTARSVEGANINKSLLALSSCINALVEGKRHIPYRDSKLTLLLKDSLGGACQTAMIANISPSHLSYSETQNTLHWADRAKEIRTKVCVANEGLEKPETQIEQSRLLLEMQKEIKQLRMQNDQLQRRLLAMENQRLPSTPSCSCSCRVLPLPCTDHIPMLESSNSGYQAEEQNAEEDNIQELKSNLQAFKEDSDRVKMESSVMEKQLATHRMSLKHEYNPQLKHKDGIIHKLCETAPGLEQRIQSTQFGPISTHLSSKEPLPSPERPIGKTISASHNVYDDPHSKSDQSERKSGFLDVQLKSSSQSTSVVGCSLPASGKNRAFGDITNRPAAPKIRNRIDTRNAPSMLLQPGFYRELS encoded by the exons ATGACAATGGCAGGTTATGCTTGTTCACAGTCACGCAGTGCTCTCAAATACCCTGCAAATAAGATCGATAATAAATGTGATGTTGATTCTTATGCCACTTCCAGTTCCTCCCAGCCAAAGATATATTCTTCTACCGCTGCTGCCAAGAGTAGTTTCGCTCATTTTAAGGAGAAGTTTAAAGCCTTGACGCAGAGTCACTCAGAGAAGAATGGCGAGTCCCCGATTGAATCCTCTAAATTTCCACCTAAGCCATCTAAATCAGACAAGAGGAATTCCCCGGCAAAAAGTCCAGTGCCTAAGCATGAAGAAAGAATGGGTGGTAGTAGTCCTTCAGATCGTTATGGCTGGATTACAAAAACAGCGGCCAAAGAGAAAATGTTGACCCCGTTTTGCAGCAATTCCTTCAGTGTGAGAAGTTCAAGGCTTCGCTTTAACCCGTTAGAGGGTTTCTGTTGTGCTGGTCCAAAGGCAGCGTCAGAAGATGGGCAATTTGAAGCTAATAATGTGAATAGGAAGGGCAAACAGGGGAAAGTTTCTGAGCATACACAAAGGATAATGGTTTATGTCAGGGTGAGACCTCTGTCAATCAAAGAAGAGGAAATGGGTGCCCGCAATTGTGTTGGTACTGTTAACAACAAAGACCTTTTCTTGAAGGAAATTGGAAATGAGGACGACTTTTTAAGATCTAAGAGGAATTGTACTCGGACTTACACATTTGATGCAGTTTTCCCTCAATCTGTTGAGCAACAAGAGGTTTACAACAcaag CACTGCAGAGCTTGTTGATGTTGTTCTCCAAGGaagaaatgcatctgtgttttGCTATGGCGCGACAGGGGCAGGCAAAACCCATACAATGTTGGGAACTGTTGAGACTCCAGGAGTGATGGCCATGTCAATAAAAgatttgtttgcaaaacttgagCAGCAGAACTGTTACTCTGAACCAGTGATTTTACTTTCTTATCTTGAGATTTACAATGAATCTGTAAAGGATCTACTCTCACCTGGAAGACCACTTGTCCTGAGAGAGGATAAACAG GGCAATGTATCTTCACTAGGGATCACCCAATATAGAGCTCATTCAACTAATGAG GTAATGGATTTGCTTCATCAAGGAAATCAGAACAGAACTACAGAGTCCACTCGAGTGAACGAGACTTCATCTCGATCTCACGCTATCTTGCAG GTTGTGGTGGAATACAAAGTAATTGAGGGGTTAAAAACTGCTACTCGCACCGGTAAACTATCTCTAGTAGATCTGGCAGGGTCTGAGAGGGCTGCTGCCACAGATCAAAGGACAGCCAGATCTGTAGAAGGAGCCAACATAAACAAATCCCTGTTGGCCCTTAGTAGCTGCATAAATGCTCTAGTAGAAGGGAAAAGGCACATACCTTATAGAGACTCTAAACTTACACTGCTTCTCAAG GATTCCTTAGGCGGAGCTTGTCAAACTGCTATGATTGCGAATATCAGTCCAAGTCATTTATCTTATTCTGAAACACAGAACACTCTTCACTGGGCAGATCGAGCAAAAGAAATTCGCACAAAA GTCTGCGTTGCAAATGAAGGGTTGGAGAAACCTGAAACGCAAATTGAACAGTCCAGGTTGCTGCTTGAAATGCAAAAGGAGATTAAACAATTAAGAATGCAGAATGATCAGCTGCAACGAAGGCTACTTGCTATGGAAAACCAAAGATTGCCTTCTACTCCATCTTGTTCATGCTCATGTCGTGTGCTCCCTTTACCTTGTACTGACCATATTCCCATGCTCGAGTCGTCCAACAGTGGTTATCAAGCGGAGGAACAAAATGCTGAGGAAGATAACATTCAAGAACTGAAGAGTAACCTCCAAGCTTTCAAAGAGGACTCTGATCGTGTGAAAATGGAGTCTTCTGTAATGGAGAAGCAGCTCGCCACCCATCGAATGTCTCTGAAACATGAGTACAATCCCCAGCTGAAGCACAAGGATGGTATCATACACAAGCTTTGTGAAACGGCACCTGGCCTAGAACAGAGGATTCAGAGTACTCAATTTGGCCCAATAAGTACTCATCTTTCTTCAAAAGAGCCTCTGCCATCTCCTGAGCGGCCAATTGGAAAAACTATTTCTGCCTCTCATAATGTTTATGACGATCCTCATTCAAAATCAGATCAATCGGAAAGGAAATCTGGCTTCTTAGATGTACAACTGAAGAGCTCATCTCAATCTACATCTGTTGTTGGATGTTCATTGCCTGCATCAGGGAAAAACCGCGCCTTTGGAGATATCACCAACAGACCTGCAGCCCCAAAAATCAGAAATAGAATCGACACCAGGAATGCACCCTCCATGCTTCTGCAG